One genomic window of Malaciobacter molluscorum LMG 25693 includes the following:
- a CDS encoding PepSY-associated TM helix domain-containing protein, with amino-acid sequence MTQEKSKLFKQRLFRIHIAAGAIFSIFMYIAIFFGVFAILLPYIQTWEKPSRHIQTNDIFNINYNSMIDEVLKDESFPKDNIIVNLPGRMNDPAVVISHRFSKEIAFNPITNKKLENETKEQSNLAHFLNELHYGAPLKVIGLIIFGFVAVGTMVLLITGIILISLFKFKNKGKNAQAIFSKIHVKIFTWLFVPLFLITASGAVMNIGLISSKPMSKILTHSKANSIDEVVGKVLFAQNKHIKKQNIKASMLPIKDLLKEAKKINPQLTFKQIKLVNWNDKNARVEITGYNPYKPFLNGGIFNRPTITLDATNKKLIKNQKTMDKVWPVFVAESLFFLHFLFGIDIFSRILIAIFMCLCAVAIGFGILLYLEKKAKKFEGKITFYHFLGKFSQASMIGIIPATATLFLFQWILPFDLENRVLWQKGIFYNVWLFTLFWSFYRLNSYKASKEFFFTGGVLFLLSAIFHILNSNFSINELSTFTTVLNVDIVLFIFALFLIYISFKLPKNRQQAKYFWIQNKKGEK; translated from the coding sequence TATTCAAACAAATGATATTTTTAATATCAATTACAACAGTATGATTGATGAAGTATTAAAAGATGAGAGCTTTCCTAAAGATAATATAATAGTAAATTTACCAGGAAGAATGAATGACCCAGCAGTTGTAATATCTCATAGATTTTCAAAAGAGATTGCTTTTAATCCAATAACAAATAAAAAATTAGAAAATGAGACAAAAGAACAATCAAATTTAGCACACTTTTTAAATGAGTTGCATTATGGAGCTCCTTTAAAAGTCATAGGTTTAATAATATTTGGGTTTGTTGCAGTTGGAACTATGGTTTTATTAATCACAGGAATAATTCTAATTTCACTTTTCAAATTTAAAAATAAAGGTAAAAATGCGCAAGCTATATTTTCTAAAATTCATGTAAAAATATTTACTTGGCTTTTTGTTCCTCTTTTTTTAATAACTGCAAGTGGAGCTGTAATGAATATTGGTCTAATTAGTTCAAAACCTATGTCAAAAATCCTTACTCATTCTAAAGCAAACTCTATTGATGAAGTAGTTGGAAAAGTATTATTTGCTCAAAATAAACATATAAAAAAACAAAATATAAAAGCATCAATGCTTCCAATAAAAGATTTACTTAAAGAAGCAAAAAAGATAAATCCCCAACTTACATTCAAACAAATAAAATTAGTAAATTGGAATGATAAAAATGCAAGAGTAGAAATAACAGGTTATAATCCTTATAAACCTTTTTTAAATGGAGGAATATTTAATCGTCCTACAATAACTCTTGATGCAACAAATAAAAAACTAATAAAAAATCAAAAAACGATGGATAAAGTATGGCCAGTTTTTGTGGCTGAAAGTCTATTTTTTCTTCATTTTTTATTTGGTATTGATATTTTTTCAAGAATATTAATCGCAATATTTATGTGTTTATGTGCAGTTGCTATTGGTTTTGGAATACTTCTATATTTAGAAAAAAAAGCCAAAAAATTTGAAGGTAAAATAACTTTTTATCACTTTTTAGGAAAATTTTCTCAAGCTAGTATGATTGGAATTATTCCTGCTACTGCTACACTATTTCTTTTTCAATGGATACTTCCTTTTGATTTAGAAAATAGAGTCTTATGGCAAAAAGGAATTTTCTATAACGTATGGCTTTTTACACTTTTTTGGTCATTTTATAGATTAAATTCATATAAAGCTTCTAAAGAGTTTTTCTTTACAGGAGGAGTTCTATTTTTATTGTCTGCAATTTTTCATATATTAAATTCTAATTTTTCTATAAATGAACTTTCAACTTTTACAACAGTTTTAAATGTAGATATTGTTCTATTTATATTTGCTCTGTTTTTAATATATATTAGTTTCAAACTTCCTAAAAATAGACAACAAGCTAAATATTTTTGGATACAAAATAAAAAAGGAGAAAAATGA